Proteins encoded by one window of Hyphomicrobium nitrativorans NL23:
- the rpsH gene encoding 30S ribosomal protein S8, producing the protein MAVNDPLGDMLTRIRNAQLRRRPKVSTPASNIRARVLDVLAEEGYIRGYTRIEQKGSFPEFEIELKYFNGQPAIKEIRRVSTPGRRVYSPVRDLKSVANGLGVAILSTPKGVMSDSRAKEENVGGEIICNVF; encoded by the coding sequence ATGGCAGTGAACGATCCCCTGGGCGATATGCTCACACGCATCCGCAATGCGCAGCTCCGTCGCCGCCCGAAGGTGTCGACGCCCGCGTCGAACATTCGCGCGCGCGTTCTCGACGTGCTCGCCGAGGAAGGCTATATCCGCGGCTACACGCGCATCGAGCAGAAGGGCAGCTTCCCCGAGTTCGAAATCGAGCTGAAGTATTTCAACGGACAGCCGGCGATCAAAGAGATCCGTCGCGTGTCCACGCCCGGCCGGCGCGTTTATTCGCCGGTTCGCGATCTGAAGAGCGTTGCCAATGGTCTCGGCGTCGCAATCCTCTCCACGCCCAAGGGCGTGATGTCGGATTCGCGCGCCAAGGAAGAGAACGTCGGCGGCGAGATCATCTGCAACGTGTTCTGA
- the rpsN gene encoding 30S ribosomal protein S14: MAKTSSVQKNNRRRKLAAQYAAKRQRLKEIADDLKLPAEERFAARLKLAELPRNSSAVRIRNRCEVTGRARGYYRKLKMCRNQLREQASQGLVPGMVKSSW; this comes from the coding sequence ATGGCTAAGACGAGCTCAGTACAGAAGAACAACCGGCGCCGGAAGCTGGCTGCGCAATATGCGGCCAAGCGTCAGCGTCTCAAGGAAATCGCCGACGACCTGAAGCTGCCGGCCGAGGAGCGCTTTGCCGCCCGCCTCAAGCTCGCCGAGCTGCCGCGCAACAGCTCCGCCGTGCGTATCCGCAATCGTTGCGAAGTGACCGGCCGCGCCCGTGGCTACTATCGCAAGCTTAAAATGTGCCGCAACCAGCTCCGCGAGCAGGCCTCTCAAGGCCTGGTTCCCGGCATGGTCAAGTCGAGCTGGTAA